ttatttatttatttatttttattatttttatttatttattttattttatttttattttttatttttttattatttatttatttatttatttatttatcgtaacaggcaaagcccaattactaTGTTCAAGATTGACAAAGtactttataaaacataaacaaggaaaaagaaacatactcttattaaaaactgaaacaaaatagaaaaaagagaaaaagaaaagaaaagagagaaattgaaataaggcgtgaaagtagcttcaaattaactaactacaacattctgtaaaatatgataacaaatgtttctgtatttagagaaattcatattgaaaatatcaacattcggatgaagatgtaatttattgtataattgtaacatttggaaaactgtggaatttttgtgggattcagtatttgcccttggtatgtaaaataaatttcgaaattttgtattacgcatgggtgcatataatgttatataataaaataaaccaatacagaccaacttattgttaataagtttataaagaaagtttaaagattgacaatttcgtctaatttgcaacTAGTAAAATTGAAATGTTGAAGCATGTAGCATAACTGTCGtaagtaggataattattataaaatctataatataaccattttataaatttattttgaattttttctagtaacagaatatatttgttagtaactgggttccagataaccgcagcatactctaatttagatcgaacaatggaattatacaaaattattatagttttgactttaaatttgcAAGAaattctcataacaaaacctaaacttttataggacaaatttataatattattaatatgactataaaatttaaaattacttctaaataatatatctaaatctttatgttcattttctgctggtaaagcttttgcctctattttatatgaaaatttaattgtatttttcaatctagaaaaggtcatatgtatacacttattaatattaaataatttattattaatactccaaatatgtaagtttgtaaagtctttttgaagtagcttacaatctgatatagttttgatttctttatacaatttaataccatctgcaaataataaaattttagaatgttgtacacaattcacaatatcattaacaaacaataaaaacaataatggaccaagattagaaccttgaggcacaccaaAAGTTACTGGTATGTCCATGAAAGTAAGCACAATGGGTTGTTTTATTTCTAtatgtattataaataatactaaaagtaAATAGTACATGAATATAACTATTTATTCATAACATGATGTATGAAAAATGAGTTCCTGCAGGACGCAAAATATAGCTTATAActttgcagtgcttgggaaaagtgacataagtcagtttccacaaaccttttttgataatttattgacaacttacactcgttcatgtcgatttgatttttttctgtatgaattattgtaattggagaaatacttatttttttccaagcgagcaatgttccttaagttgtcaataaattatcaaaaaaggtttgtggaaactgacttatgtcgcttttcccaagcactgcagaacttATAGGAAGAAAATATGTCATCTTCCCTACACCATTGTTTTAGTTTCTTATAATACAGCTTACCACATCTTGTTTCAGATTGATTTTCCTGTGATGCTGAACGCAGACATCCTGCCTGGTCCAGTGAACAGCACGACGATCCCCGTGGACGCCGACACGTTCCTGGAGCTCTGCGCCAAGCTGTTCCCAGAGAGTACACTCTCAGTGGGCTGGACCACGAGGTACGGAGACCTGGTCATCAACGGATCGTACTCTGAGGAGCAGGTACGTCACATTCAGTAGGAGAATTAGATACTGGAGCGAAAGGAACAGCGTTGAAGACCACGAGGTACGAAATTAGTCTTATTGGTACTAGTAATTTCTCAAAATGTGCTTCACGACACCCCAGCGGAGAGGGGTTGCGAGATGGtttacaaaaaacaaaacaaaaactcctTTATTAACATACTGTACACTTCTGTTATATTTTTCTGTACTTACTGATCTTGCGTCAGAAAGCAAAGGGAAATAAGCGCCAAAACCTGGATTCTTCAGGTTATGGCTAATTCATATACCTAAAGTATATTTTATACTTGTTTTGATGTAGGTACTCCCGAATTCCAGGGATGGATAGTTGCATGTATATTTCGATAGTCAAAGAAAGTAACTCATAACACTGTATGCAAAGTAGAGCATTCATATTACCATATCTCAAAACGGAGATTTTGGACTTAATTTCTTGTGACTTCTAAGGTAAGAGGTGAAGTTACAGACATTTGTCAAGACAAACCTTGTTAGTTTATGGGTAGCATAATTCCTAACTAAGGCTGATACACCGTAAAAATACTTAAACCAGGGATTAGGTTGCAATTTTAACCAGTGGTTatactaaccgacgttgatgcataCGGACGTTAATATCTCACGTGAGAATCTTCACATTTTTCAGCATCTGTGTTTatttagatagatttattcgttccataatagtCTTACATTTGCTTTTTAGCAATGTCTGATTCTTGCGTTTAAcacataaaatgcaaatatgacatatgtacagaattaataccttaatgacaataatatttgaagagtccactgcaggaatgatggatgtcactttcttgtcgaaaatgaaccaagactgtcaatgcatagcttaagacatacagagttatatggcattaacgctgatagtcattgtccagtaatgatcggaaaatcacagttgagctttgagcactaagcatttcaaactttcaattgcttctcctgaaaaaaatgacatccatcattcttgcagtggactcttcattttatacaatgcaatatgtttaccatttaatgatattaaaatatttacacagtattgTGAAGTGTcgagaattcatctacagaatagaaagtgtgagatattaagtaatttttttagttttaccttaaataatgcagggttttggctatgattcttaatttcttcaggaagactattgaacatttttatcgccatgtaacatactcccctttgatagcatgataaatttgatgatggcgtatgaaaatcattttttctgcgggtatttatactatgtatgatgAAATTTGTTGGAAAAAGTTTCTTTATtgcataagaggaaatttattaaagagtatatgtactgatttgttaaggtcataatctctcttttttttaaataatctatatgattctctagcctttgctccaactattctaatgcagtgatgtcaaagcaagcgcatttttctgaccttgacgtcatgcgcgggcagcaagcgctaagtatggaaagaggaagggttgtgtatatgaataagcaacttgttggattaagaaaacagtggtgcacaaacttcaaacagaacgggacattttatgtcgttatttttatatggcttctttctgtttaatattatctatattgtctgtaaaacaaaagtactaacactgatttcttaatattgcacttgtgttttaaatcttaataacataatagagagttaagaaggaatattcacttaaatcccatagcagtataatattatactgtattaagtggatgaaacacatcattcataaagaaagtgctattccaaagaaagagattgagtatgacatgataagttggaatttatattgatggtatctttagccttacaaaagtaatcaataaactaatcaaaacaatattacagtacaaagcaaagttacctaggtactgtatctttttaaatgtaactaatattacataacaaaactcttatcgcattatgcttttaaggtgatatttgtgagcaacttcctatcatcagaatattaaattattttctcgaaatctgctgaagctatagagctgatatttttacaacacgttggcacgtatcttttgctgatgatgtaacagtagttgctttgttaattcatttccttacaaacaatttccatgcgaatattttcaaaattttcaatacactatcttcagtaatacgtatatagtatataggggcgtattttgcgggctactggggctaccggcggtagcccaaggaaattacaaaagaaaaagtttataatataacataatgtaataattttgtattattagttttaccatagtaattaaaattaaagtaattgttagataatttgtgtaataatagggtcagctgtagcccaaaccctttaaccagtatacgccagtataatacggtatattagatttacgaaaacattctgtaagggtactaaataaataggcctatacctgaaaatttcacttttcaatacgaaaagttgagaaaatatttcttttgaataaaagaatcaaacttgtgaaaagtgagcattaaaattaaaacttacattcttataatgcacttatacttttcaggcaaatctaaaaattaacatggatacagttttaataagttctcttccctttattcattgaatcagtgctggccatccctgaatatagttcgaccaagcggcatataccacctcatttgtctgtctctttcctttccactgtaaagcgctcaggctctcctggggtctaaagcgcgcgcttgctcctgtgggcatcaattgacatgactgttctaatggctctttttgcaataagaatatttttttactatctgcagaatttccccaaaatattattccataggacttaatggaatgaaaataataaattagaattaaacgATATAAATATCTGTATTGTGTTACAGTATCGTCGCTGACTAGCCTGTATTGTTGAAAAAGTACGTCAACCCAACAGATACTAATTATATTCACTTTTCTGTCCAGGTGGAAGCTATGGAAGACGCGTTAGACCGGAAACAGGTGACACAACCCGTGACATTTCCGGTACGAGCTGGTTTAGCAGCTAAGTCAGGAAATACATTGACACGCCTGAAGAACATCAATAACAGTACATTCACGATTTGGAGCTCTGAAGACGATCCGGTGGACGTCGACCTTCTCAGGGAGTTGATTCTGAATACATTAGGAAGAGACAGGGTCTATGTGGACGTCCCGAAGTCTTTGTCAGACGAGCTCCAATTACCTCCTAGCAACACAACAAAAACGTCTTCCGCCTGTGTGTCTTCCCTCTCTACCTTGTCCGCACTCGTCACCTTGACAACGACATTGGTACAATTATTTAAACCGTAGAAAATTTATTTGTAAGTAGTTTTTTTGAAAGACAGTTGTGCTCAGACTTGGGTGAATATGAATGGAGTGCACCTGCCCTGTAATGTGAAATATCCAAAGTACAGATTTCAGGCACAAGGTCATATCATTGATAATCGTATAAGTGATATTGGACGATGGAATTTGTTCTGAATTTTGACGAGGTTGTTTATTTGcaactaaagaaataaatatctgtTAACCAGTCAATATTCgcagaaacaatat
The window above is part of the Periplaneta americana isolate PAMFEO1 chromosome 11, P.americana_PAMFEO1_priV1, whole genome shotgun sequence genome. Proteins encoded here:
- the LOC138709037 gene encoding protein FAM151B isoform X1 → MEMCSTCFNLRATFGLNFMIRNFALLALVASVASTSMQEYFPEIGNDLTVVTWGHAVNSKQKLQDALDEKLMMLEADVVMGTVEGGSEEEIPIMAHPPSTTSDLSLKGFLTTVVNATKNGHRCGVKLDFKSVEVLMPSLQELYEHKQIDFPVMLNADILPGPVNSTTIPVDADTFLELCAKLFPESTLSVGWTTRYGDLVINGSYSEEQVEAMEDALDRKQVTQPVTFPVRAGLAAKSGNTLTRLKNINNSTFTIWSSEDDPVDVDLLRELILNTLGRDRVYVDVPKSLSDELQLPPSNTTKTSSACVSSLSTLSALVTLTTTLVQLFKP
- the LOC138709037 gene encoding protein FAM151B isoform X2; the encoded protein is MQEYFPEIGNDLTVVTWGHAVNSKQKLQDALDEKLMMLEADVVMGTVEGGSEEEIPIMAHPPSTTSDLSLKGFLTTVVNATKNGHRCGVKLDFKSVEVLMPSLQELYEHKQIDFPVMLNADILPGPVNSTTIPVDADTFLELCAKLFPESTLSVGWTTRYGDLVINGSYSEEQVEAMEDALDRKQVTQPVTFPVRAGLAAKSGNTLTRLKNINNSTFTIWSSEDDPVDVDLLRELILNTLGRDRVYVDVPKSLSDELQLPPSNTTKTSSACVSSLSTLSALVTLTTTLVQLFKP